One Halococcus hamelinensis 100A6 genomic region harbors:
- a CDS encoding transcriptional regulator translates to MPERDQDTGRYTAEYSTADFLEAIESLGGAGGTQEIADQVDCIYDTAYKKLRHLEDSGEVKSRKVANARLWSIADE, encoded by the coding sequence ATGCCTGAGCGTGATCAAGATACTGGCCGTTATACTGCGGAGTACTCTACAGCCGATTTTCTTGAGGCGATCGAAAGTCTTGGTGGCGCGGGCGGTACTCAGGAGATCGCGGATCAGGTGGACTGTATTTACGATACGGCCTACAAGAAACTCCGACATCTTGAAGATAGTGGCGAGGTCAAAAGCAGAAAAGTGGCGAACGCTCGACTGTGGTCCATAGCTGACGAATGA